The Desmodus rotundus isolate HL8 chromosome 3, HLdesRot8A.1, whole genome shotgun sequence genome includes a region encoding these proteins:
- the VWA1 gene encoding von Willebrand factor A domain-containing protein 1: MLPWTALGLALSLALARSGAERGSPASVPQGDLLFLLDSSASVSHYEFSRVREFLGQLAAPLPLGPGALRASLVHVSSRPHTEFPFGQHSSGAAVQDAIRAAAQLMGDTNTGSALAYAKEQLFAEAAGARPGVPKVLVWVTDGGSSDPVGPPMQELKDLGVTVFIVSTGRGNLLELSAAASAPAEKHLHFVDVDDLHIIAQELRTSILDALQPQQLRVSEVTSNGFRLAWPSLLSADSGYYVLELMPRAEPGAARRQQLPGNATGWAWADLDPDTDYDVALVPESNVHPVRPQHLLVRTLPEEAGPERIVISHVRPRSLRVSWSPALGPAAALGYHVQFGPLRGTAAQRVDVPAGRNSTALQGLAPGTAYLVTVTAAFRSGRERAMSAKACTPESERSRAPRPPPPPGPGGRGP, translated from the exons GGTCCCCGGCGTCAGTCCCCCAGGGGGACCTGCTCTTTCTGTTGGACAGCTCCGCCAGCGTGTCTCACTATGAGTTTTCCCGAGTTCGGGAGTTTTTGGGGCAGCTGGCAGCCCCActgcccctgggccctggggccctACGTGCCAGCCTGGTGCACGTCAGCAGCCGGCCACACACCGAGTTCCCCTTCGGCCAGCACAGCTCCGGCGCGGCCGTGCAGGATGCCATACGTGCTGCAGCCCAGCTCATGGGCGACACCAACACCGGCTCGGCGCTGGCGTACGCCAAGGAGCAGCTGTTCGCCGAGGCGGCTGGGGCCCGGCCGGGGGTGCCCAAGGTGCTGGTGTGGGTGACCGACGGTGGCTCCAGCGACCCCGTGGGGCCCCCCATGCAGGAGCTAAAGGACCTGGGCGTCACTGTCTTCATCGTCAGCACCGGCCGTGGCAACCTCCTGGAGCTGTCGGCTGCCGCCTCAGCCCCTGCGGAGAAGCACCTGCACTTCGTGGACGTGGATGACCTGCACATCATCGCCCAGGAGCTGAGGACCTCCATTCTCG ACGCTTTGCAGCCGCAGCAGCTCCGTGTTTCTGAGGTCACGTCCAACGGCTTCCGCCTGGCCTGGCCGTCGCTGCTGAGCGCGGACTCAGGCTATTACGTGTTGGAACTGATGCCCCGCGCAGAGCCGGGAGCCGCGCGCCGACAGCAGCTGCCGGGGAACGCCACGGGCTGGGCTTGGGCCGACCTGGACCCAGACACGGATTACGATGTGGCGCTGGTGCCCGAGTCCAACGTACACCCTGTGAGGCCGCAGCACCTGCTGGTGCGCACGCTACCGG AAGAGGCCGGGCCGGAGCGCATCGTCATCTCGCACGTCAGGCCGCGCAGCCTGCGCGTGAGCTGGTCCCCGGCGCTGGGCCCGGCCGCAGCGCTCGGCTACCACGTGCAGTTCGGCCCGCTGCGCGGCACCGCGGCGCAGCGCGTGGACGTGCCCGCTGGCCGCAACAGCACCGCGCTGCAAGGCCTGGCGCCGGGCACCGCCTACCTGGTGACCGTGACGGCGGCCTTCCGCTCCGGCCGCGAGAGGGCGATGTCGGCCAAGGCCTGCACACCGGAGAGCGAGCGCAGCCGCGCCCCGCGCCCCCCGCCACCGCCCGGGCCCGGGGGCCGGGGGCCGTGA
- the ATAD3A gene encoding ATPase family AAA domain-containing protein 3A isoform X1, protein MSWLFGIKGPKGEGEGPPLPLPPAKPGAEGGGDRGAGDRPAPKDKWSNFDPTGLERAAKAARELEHSRHAKEALSLAQMQEQTLQLEQQSKIKEYEAAVEQLKSEQVRVQAEERRKTLSEETRQHQARAQYQDKLARQRYDDQLKQQQLLNEENLRKQEESVQKQEAMRRATVEREMELRHKNEMLRVEAEARARAKAERENADIIREQIRLQAAERRQTILESIRTAGTLFGEGFRAFVTDWDKVTATVAGLTLLAAGVYSAKNATLVAGRYIEARLGKPSLVRETSRISVLEALRHPLQVSRRLLSKPQDALEGVVLSPSLEARVRDIAIATRNTKKNRSLYRNVLMYGPPGTGKTLFAKKLALHSGMDYAIMTGGDVAPMGRDGVTAMHKVFDWASTSRRGLLLFVDEADAFLRKRATERISEDLRATLNAFLHRTGQHSSKFMLVLASNQPEQFDWAVNDRIDEIVGFELPQLEERERLVRMYFDKYVLKPATEGKQRLKLAQFDYGKKCSEIAQLTEGMSGREISQLAVAWQAMAYASEDGVLTEAMMDARVRDAIQQHQQKMQWLKAEGAGPDGSQPLLPRARTA, encoded by the exons ATGTCGTGGCTCTTCGGCATCAAGGGCCCCAAGGGTGAAGGCGAGGGTCCACCGCTGCCCCTGCCGCCCGCGAAGCCTGGAGCTGAAGGCGGCGGGGACCGTGGCGCGGGAGACCGACCAGCGCCCAAGGACAAATGGAGCAACTTCGATCCGACGGGCCTGGAGCGCGCGGCCAAGGCGGCGCGCGAGCTGGAGCACTCGC GACATGCCAAGGAGGCGCTGAGCCTGGCGCAGATGCAGGAGCAAACGCTGCAGCTGGAGCAgcagtccaagatcaaa GAGTACGAGGCTGCGGTGGAGCAGCTGAAGAGCGAGCAGGTCCGCGTGCAGGCTGAGGAGCGGAGGAAGACCCTGAGTGAGGAGACGCGGCAGCACCAGGCT AGGGCCCAGTACCAGGACAAGCTGGCCCGGCAGCGCTACGACGACCAGCTGAAGCAGCAG CAACTTCTCAACGAGGAGAACCTGCGGAAGCAGGAGGAATCCGTGCAGAAGCAGGAGGCCATGAGGCGAG CCACTGTGGAGCGGGAGATGGAGCTGCGGCACAAGAACGAGATGCTGCGGGTGGAGGCCGAGGCGCGTGCCCGGGCCAAGGCTGAGCGCGAGAACGCAGACATCATCCGGGAGCAGATCCGCCTGCAGGCTGCTGAGCGCCGCCAGACCATCCTGGAGTCCATCAG GACAGCTGGCACCCTGTTTGGAGAAGGATTCCGTGCCTTTGTGACAGACTGGGACAAAGTGACAGCCACA GTGGCGGGGCTGACGCTGCTGGCCGCCGGGGTGTACTCTGCCAAGAACGCGACCTTGGTGGCCGGGCGCTACATTGAGGCCCGGCTGGGGAAGCCCTCCCTGGTGAGGGAGACCTCTCGGATCTCGGTGCTGGAGGCGCTGCGGCACCCCCTGCAG GTCAGTAGGCGGCTCCTCAGTAAGCCTCAGGATGCCCTGGAGGGAGTGGTCCTCAGT CCCAGCCTGGAGGCGCGGGTGCGGGACATTGCCATCGCAACGAGGAACACCAAGAAGAACCGCAGCCTGTACAGGAACGTGCTGATGTACGGGCCTCCAGGGACCGGCAAGACACTGTTTGCCAAG AAACTCGCACTGCACTCAGGCATGGACTATGCGATCATGACGGGCGGAGACGTGGCCCCCATGGGGCGGGACGGTGTGACTGCCATGCACAAGGTCTTCGACTGGGCCAGCACCAGCCGGCGAGG CCTCCTCCTCTTCGTGGATGAAGCAGACGCCTTCCTGCGGAAGCGAGCGACC GAAAGGATCAGCGAGGACCTCAGGGCCACCCTGAACGCCTTCCTACACCGGACGGGGCAGCACAGCAGCAA GTTCATGCTGGTGCTGGCCAGCAACCAGCCCGAGCAGTTCGACTGGGCCGTCAACGACCGCATCGACGAGATCGTCGGCTTCGAGCTGCCGCAGCTGGAGGAGCGGGAGCGCCTGGTGAGAATGTATTTTGACAAGTATGTTCTTAAACCAGCCACAGAAGGAAAGCA GCGCCTGAAGCTGGCCCAGTTTGACTATGGGAAGAAGTGCTCGGAGATTGCACAGCTGACGGAGGGCATGTCGGGCCGGGAGATCTCCCAGCTTGCTGTGGCGTGGCAG